Proteins encoded by one window of Enterobacter hormaechei subsp. xiangfangensis:
- a CDS encoding nickel/cobalt transporter: protein MTTQRLQRDWRLPTAGLAVLVLLMAGFALHEHWNAFIQWCLATQITLHRYLVMYLLQLNNHQYSGGLWLLTGAFLYGVLHAVGPGHGKFIVTTYLTTNKESQLAARVVPFIGSLMQGVSAIAFVFILAVGLNLASGDISTSRWYVEKISALLIAAFGAFIIYQALSSLRPRKMAISAIKPLHQHNEHCGCGHHGVGVDLAKSDWKTRLGVVLAIGARPCSGAIMILMFSNALGIISWGIAAVMTMSLGTALSIMGLSLAVRYARERTVAWFGGGTSLNWIMPMVKIAGGVVLILFATVLFLTVIPVSAGGDYIAAGC from the coding sequence ATGACGACACAACGACTTCAACGTGACTGGCGTCTCCCAACCGCCGGGCTCGCCGTGCTGGTGTTACTTATGGCAGGTTTTGCACTGCATGAGCACTGGAATGCTTTTATTCAGTGGTGCCTCGCCACCCAGATCACCCTGCACCGTTATCTGGTGATGTATTTGCTGCAACTTAATAATCATCAGTACAGCGGTGGGCTGTGGTTGTTAACCGGTGCGTTTCTTTATGGTGTCCTCCATGCCGTTGGACCGGGACACGGCAAATTCATCGTCACCACGTATCTCACCACCAATAAAGAGAGCCAGCTCGCGGCGCGCGTCGTACCGTTTATCGGTAGCCTGATGCAGGGCGTCAGCGCAATCGCCTTTGTCTTTATCCTGGCGGTTGGATTGAACCTCGCGTCAGGGGATATCAGCACCAGCCGTTGGTACGTCGAGAAAATCAGCGCCCTACTGATTGCCGCCTTCGGTGCATTTATCATTTATCAGGCGCTCAGCAGCCTGCGTCCGCGCAAAATGGCGATTAGCGCCATCAAGCCGCTTCACCAGCATAATGAACATTGTGGCTGCGGCCATCACGGCGTAGGGGTGGATCTGGCTAAAAGCGACTGGAAAACCCGTCTGGGCGTGGTGCTGGCCATAGGCGCACGCCCGTGCAGCGGGGCAATTATGATCCTGATGTTCTCGAATGCGCTCGGCATTATTAGCTGGGGGATTGCTGCTGTGATGACAATGTCGCTGGGCACGGCGCTGTCGATTATGGGGCTGTCGCTGGCAGTACGTTACGCACGTGAACGCACAGTAGCCTGGTTTGGTGGCGGCACGTCCCTGAACTGGATAATGCCGATGGTCAAAATTGCCGGAGGGGTTGTTCTGATACTGTTCGCGACGGTCCTGTTCCTGACGGTGATCCCCGTCAGCGCTGGCGGCGACTACATCGCCGCAGGATGCTAA
- a CDS encoding DUF2238 domain-containing protein, with the protein MTLSALKAGSLLLLMILFYTGLFTSDRVTWLMEVTPVIIIIPLLLATHRRYPLTPLLYTLVFFHAIILMVGGMYTYAKVPVGFEVQEMLGLSRNPYDKLGHFFQGLVPALAAREILLRGGYVRGHKMTGFLVCCVALAISATYELIEWWAALAMGQGADDFLGTQGDPWDTQSDMFCALLGALTTVLILGRFHQRQLRRLNVDSAL; encoded by the coding sequence ATGACCTTATCTGCTTTAAAAGCCGGGTCACTGCTCCTGCTGATGATCCTGTTTTATACCGGCCTGTTCACGAGCGATCGCGTCACCTGGTTGATGGAGGTGACGCCCGTCATTATCATCATCCCACTTCTGCTTGCCACACACCGGCGATACCCTTTGACTCCCCTTCTCTATACTCTGGTTTTCTTCCACGCCATCATTCTGATGGTTGGTGGAATGTACACCTACGCAAAGGTTCCGGTTGGTTTTGAGGTTCAGGAGATGCTCGGGCTTAGCCGAAATCCGTATGACAAGCTCGGTCACTTCTTCCAGGGGCTGGTTCCCGCACTGGCAGCGCGAGAAATTCTGCTGCGCGGTGGGTATGTTCGTGGACATAAGATGACGGGGTTTCTGGTGTGCTGTGTTGCTCTGGCCATTAGCGCCACCTATGAACTCATTGAGTGGTGGGCTGCTTTGGCGATGGGACAGGGTGCGGATGATTTTCTGGGGACGCAGGGCGATCCATGGGATACCCAGTCTGATATGTTTTGCGCGCTGCTTGGTGCGTTAACGACGGTGCTGATCCTTGGGCGTTTCCATCAGCGGCAATTGCGTCGTTTGAATGTGGATAGTGCGCTCTGA
- a CDS encoding LysE family translocator encodes MSWAGVLWLSWMSWQLFSAPAANLSSRSHVRFTARAAALLQVVNPKTWMMALAVVSLFAPASDHALRDITLMALWFLAISVVCLLCWAWLGKAVNRIFRTTVAMVRFQRAMALCLFISAWMGMLA; translated from the coding sequence ATGAGCTGGGCGGGTGTGCTGTGGCTTTCCTGGATGAGCTGGCAGCTGTTTAGCGCCCCGGCCGCGAATCTCTCCTCCAGAAGTCACGTCCGATTTACCGCGCGGGCGGCGGCGTTACTACAGGTTGTAAACCCAAAAACATGGATGATGGCGCTGGCAGTTGTCAGCCTGTTTGCTCCGGCAAGCGACCATGCATTACGGGATATTACGCTGATGGCGCTATGGTTTCTGGCGATCTCCGTGGTCTGTTTGTTGTGCTGGGCGTGGCTGGGGAAGGCGGTGAACCGGATTTTCCGCACCACCGTGGCGATGGTGCGATTTCAGCGCGCGATGGCGCTGTGTTTGTTTATTTCCGCCTGGATGGGAATGCTGGCTTAG
- a CDS encoding transcriptional regulator, with the protein MQREDVLGQALQLLEIQGIASTTLEMVADRIDYPLDELRRFWPDKEALLYDALRYLSQQVDIWRRQLMLNEELTTEQKLLARYTALTECVTNNRYPGCLFIAACTYYPDPGHPIHQLADQQKRAAHEFTHELLTTLEVDDPAMVAKQMELVLEGCLSRMLVNRSQADVDTAHRLAEDILRFAQCRMGGALT; encoded by the coding sequence GTGCAACGCGAAGACGTACTGGGACAAGCCCTGCAATTGCTTGAGATTCAAGGGATCGCCAGCACCACGCTTGAGATGGTCGCCGACCGTATCGATTACCCTCTGGATGAACTTAGGCGCTTCTGGCCGGATAAAGAGGCGCTGCTGTACGATGCCCTGCGCTATCTCAGCCAGCAGGTGGATATCTGGCGCAGGCAGCTGATGCTGAATGAAGAACTGACCACCGAGCAAAAGCTGCTGGCGCGCTATACCGCACTGACGGAGTGTGTTACCAACAACCGTTACCCAGGTTGTCTGTTTATCGCCGCCTGCACCTACTATCCGGATCCTGGGCACCCCATCCATCAACTGGCAGATCAGCAAAAACGAGCCGCGCACGAGTTCACACATGAGCTGCTGACCACACTTGAAGTGGATGATCCGGCAATGGTCGCGAAGCAGATGGAGCTGGTGCTGGAAGGTTGCCTGAGCCGCATGCTGGTGAACCGTAGCCAGGCGGATGTGGATACGGCGCACCGTCTGGCGGAAGATATTTTGCGGTTCGCGCAGTGTCGTATGGGTGGTGCACTGACCTAA
- a CDS encoding protein-disulfide reductase DsbD, whose translation MAQRFITLILLLCSTSVFAGLFDAPGRSNFIPADQAFVFDFQQNQHDLSLTWQVKEGYYLYRKQVSITPTKANVGALQMPAGVWHEDEFYGKSEIYRQRLSVPVTVNHADKGATLTVTYQGCADAGFCYPPETKVVPLSEVKGAASPLPSGKRARMKGEGAGEATSDLPFSALWALLIGIGIAFTPCVLPMYPLISGIVLGGKQRLSTARALLLAFIYVQGMALTYTALGLVVAAAGLQFQAALQHPYVLIGLSAVFILLALSMFGLFTLQLPSSLQTRLTLMSNRQQGGSAGGVFAMGAIAGLICSPCTTAPLSAILLYIAQSGNLWLGGGTLYLYALGMGLPLILVTVFGNRLLPKSGPWMETVKTAFGFVILALPVFLLERIIGDVWGTRLWAMLGVAFFSWAFIVSLGAKKPWMRLLQILLLAAALVSVRPLQDWAFGTPAGQTQAHLNFIQIKNVDDLNHALAQAKGKPVMLDLYADWCVACKEFEKYTFSDPQVQHALSDTVLLQANVTVNSTQDKALLKQLNVLGLPTILFFNEQGEEQPTQRVTGFMDATAFNAHLRNRQP comes from the coding sequence ATGGCTCAACGCTTCATTACGCTGATCCTGCTGCTGTGCAGCACGTCAGTTTTTGCCGGGTTGTTTGACGCACCCGGCCGTTCGAACTTTATTCCTGCCGACCAGGCATTCGTTTTCGACTTTCAGCAAAACCAGCACGATCTCAGTCTCACCTGGCAGGTGAAAGAGGGTTACTACCTCTATCGCAAGCAGGTCAGCATCACGCCGACAAAGGCGAACGTCGGCGCATTGCAGATGCCCGCTGGCGTGTGGCACGAGGACGAGTTCTACGGTAAGAGTGAAATTTATCGCCAGCGCTTAAGCGTGCCCGTCACGGTGAACCATGCCGATAAAGGTGCCACATTAACGGTCACCTATCAGGGCTGCGCAGACGCCGGATTCTGTTACCCACCTGAAACAAAGGTCGTTCCGCTTAGCGAAGTGAAAGGCGCTGCCTCCCCTCTCCCATCAGGGAAGAGGGCCAGGATGAAGGGTGAAGGCGCAGGCGAAGCCACTTCAGACCTTCCGTTCTCAGCACTTTGGGCGTTATTGATTGGTATCGGCATCGCCTTTACGCCCTGCGTACTGCCTATGTACCCGCTTATCTCTGGCATCGTGCTGGGCGGTAAACAACGCCTTTCCACCGCCCGTGCGCTGTTGCTGGCCTTTATCTATGTACAGGGCATGGCGTTAACCTATACGGCGCTCGGCCTAGTGGTCGCCGCTGCCGGGTTGCAGTTCCAGGCCGCCCTTCAGCATCCTTATGTGCTTATCGGACTGTCAGCGGTGTTTATTCTGCTGGCGCTGTCGATGTTTGGCCTGTTCACCCTGCAACTGCCCTCTTCCCTGCAAACCCGTCTGACGCTGATGAGCAACCGTCAGCAGGGTGGCTCTGCGGGCGGCGTGTTCGCCATGGGTGCCATCGCCGGGCTGATTTGCTCCCCCTGCACCACTGCGCCGCTGAGCGCCATTCTGTTATACATTGCTCAGAGCGGCAACCTGTGGCTCGGCGGCGGCACGCTGTACCTCTACGCGCTCGGCATGGGCCTGCCGCTGATCCTGGTGACGGTGTTTGGCAATCGTCTGCTGCCGAAAAGCGGCCCGTGGATGGAGACGGTGAAAACCGCGTTTGGTTTTGTCATTCTGGCGCTGCCGGTATTTCTGCTGGAGCGCATCATCGGTGATGTGTGGGGTACACGTCTTTGGGCGATGCTCGGCGTGGCCTTCTTCAGCTGGGCGTTTATCGTGAGTCTGGGGGCGAAGAAACCGTGGATGCGCCTGCTACAGATCCTTCTGCTGGCGGCCGCGCTGGTGAGCGTCCGTCCGCTACAGGACTGGGCGTTTGGCACCCCGGCAGGTCAAACGCAGGCTCATCTGAATTTTATACAGATTAAAAACGTAGATGACCTTAACCACGCCCTGGCGCAGGCGAAAGGCAAACCGGTCATGCTCGATCTCTATGCCGACTGGTGCGTGGCCTGCAAAGAGTTTGAAAAATACACCTTCAGCGATCCGCAGGTACAACATGCGCTGAGCGATACCGTTCTGCTCCAGGCGAACGTTACCGTCAACAGCACGCAGGATAAGGCTCTGCTGAAGCAACTTAACGTGCTCGGGTTGCCTACCATCCTGTTCTTCAATGAACAGGGGGAAGAACAGCCGACGCAGCGTGTAACCGGGTTTATGGACGCGACGGCATTCAACGCGCATTTGCGCAATCGCCAACCGTAA
- the cutA gene encoding divalent cation tolerance protein CutA encodes MNTPDAVVVLCTAPDEASAQDLAAKVLAEKLAACVTLLPGATSLYYWEGKLEQEYEVQMLLKTNLTNQQALLDCLKSHHPYQTPELLVLPVVHGDNDYLSWLNASLR; translated from the coding sequence GTGAACACGCCTGATGCTGTTGTTGTACTGTGCACCGCCCCTGATGAAGCTTCTGCCCAGGATCTGGCCGCCAAAGTGCTGGCCGAAAAACTGGCTGCCTGTGTCACGCTTCTTCCCGGCGCCACCTCCCTTTATTACTGGGAAGGCAAGCTGGAGCAAGAGTACGAAGTCCAGATGTTGCTCAAAACCAACCTGACAAACCAGCAGGCTCTCCTCGACTGCCTCAAGTCTCATCATCCATACCAAACCCCGGAGCTGCTGGTGCTGCCAGTGGTCCACGGCGATAACGATTATCTCTCATGGCTCAACGCTTCATTACGCTGA
- a CDS encoding anaerobic C4-dicarboxylate transporter, translating to MFGAELVIVLLAIYLGARLGGIGIGFAGGLGVLVLTLIFQIKPGAIPFDVIEIIMAVIAAIAAMQVAGGMDYLVSLAERMLRRHPKYITFLAPLVTWFMTILAGTGHTAFSTLPVITEVAKEQGIRPSRPLSIAVVASQIAITASPISAAVVFFAGILEPMGVSYLTLLAICIPVTLIAVMITAVLCNFLGAELKDDPVYQERLAKGEVSLRGSQVFELKPHAKRSVLLFLIGIVAVMFYATAISDTVGLIQNPVLPRNEAIVVFMLTIATLISITCKIDTSEVLNASTFKSGMSACVCVLGVAWLGDTFVKAHISDIQTVAGDLLHNYPWLLAVVLFFAATLLYSQAATTKALMPAALMLGVTPLTAIASFAAVSALFVLPTYPTLLAAVEMDDTGSTRIGKYVFNHAFLIPGVVAITLCVILGFIIGGIVL from the coding sequence ATGTTTGGAGCAGAACTCGTCATCGTCCTGTTGGCGATTTATTTGGGCGCACGACTCGGGGGAATCGGCATCGGTTTTGCTGGCGGTCTCGGAGTGCTTGTACTTACCCTGATCTTTCAGATTAAACCCGGCGCAATCCCTTTTGACGTTATCGAAATCATCATGGCGGTTATTGCTGCTATCGCGGCCATGCAGGTCGCTGGCGGTATGGACTACCTGGTGAGCCTGGCGGAGCGTATGCTGCGTCGCCATCCGAAATACATCACCTTCCTTGCCCCGCTGGTGACCTGGTTTATGACCATTCTCGCCGGTACTGGCCATACTGCCTTCTCCACGCTGCCGGTCATCACCGAAGTGGCGAAAGAGCAGGGTATTCGCCCGTCTCGCCCTCTTTCTATTGCCGTGGTCGCCTCCCAGATTGCGATTACCGCCTCGCCTATTTCCGCGGCGGTGGTCTTCTTCGCGGGCATCCTTGAGCCAATGGGCGTAAGTTACCTGACGCTGCTGGCAATCTGTATTCCGGTCACGCTGATTGCGGTAATGATCACTGCCGTGCTGTGTAACTTCCTCGGTGCCGAGCTGAAAGACGATCCGGTTTACCAGGAGCGTCTGGCAAAAGGTGAAGTGAGCCTGCGCGGTAGCCAGGTCTTCGAGCTGAAGCCGCATGCAAAACGCTCCGTGCTGCTGTTTCTGATTGGTATCGTCGCCGTGATGTTCTACGCGACCGCCATCAGCGACACGGTAGGTCTGATCCAGAACCCGGTTCTGCCGCGTAACGAAGCCATTGTGGTGTTTATGCTGACCATCGCGACGCTGATCAGCATCACCTGTAAAATCGACACCAGCGAAGTGCTGAACGCCAGCACCTTCAAATCCGGTATGAGCGCCTGCGTGTGCGTGCTGGGCGTGGCGTGGCTCGGTGATACCTTTGTGAAAGCGCACATCAGCGATATCCAGACCGTTGCAGGCGACCTGCTGCACAACTATCCGTGGCTGCTGGCAGTAGTGCTGTTCTTTGCCGCGACGCTGCTGTACTCCCAGGCTGCGACCACCAAAGCGCTGATGCCTGCGGCACTGATGCTGGGCGTGACGCCGCTGACGGCGATTGCCTCTTTTGCAGCGGTTTCCGCCCTGTTCGTGCTGCCAACCTACCCAACCCTGCTGGCCGCAGTTGAGATGGATGACACCGGCTCAACCCGTATTGGTAAGTACGTGTTTAACCACGCGTTCCTCATCCCGGGCGTGGTGGCGATTACGCTCTGCGTGATCCTCGGCTTTATCATCGGCGGCATTGTGCTGTAA
- the aspA gene encoding aspartate ammonia-lyase has translation MLNNIRIEEDLLGTREVPADAYYGVHTLRAIENFYISNSKISDIPEFVRGMVMVKKAAALANKELQTIPKSAANAIIAACDEVLNNGKCMDQFPVDVYQGGAGTSVNMNTNEVLANIGLELMGHQKGEYQYLNPNDHVNKCQSTNDAYPTGFRIAVYASVVKLVDAINQLGDGFQRKAVEFQDILKMGRTQLQDAVPMTLGQEFHAFNVLLNEETKNLLRTSELLLEVNLGATAIGTRLNTPDGYQQLAVQKLAEVSNLPVVPAEDLIEATSDCGAYVMVHSALKRLAVKLSKICNDLRLLSSGPRAGLNEINLPELQAGSSIMPAKVNPVVPEVVNQVCFKVIGNDTTVTMASEAGQLQLNVMEPVIGQAMFESIHILTNACYNLLEKCINGITANKEVCEGYVYNSIGIVTYLNPFIGHHNGDIVGKICAETGKSVREVVLERGLLTEAELDDIFSAQNLMHPAYKAKRYTDESEQ, from the coding sequence ATGTTAAACAACATTCGTATCGAAGAAGATTTGTTGGGTACCAGGGAAGTTCCAGCGGATGCCTACTATGGTGTTCACACTCTGAGAGCGATTGAAAACTTCTACATCAGCAACAGCAAAATCAGCGACATCCCTGAATTTGTGCGTGGCATGGTGATGGTAAAAAAAGCCGCGGCTCTGGCGAACAAAGAGCTGCAAACCATTCCTAAAAGCGCTGCAAATGCGATTATCGCCGCGTGCGATGAAGTGCTGAACAACGGCAAATGCATGGATCAGTTCCCGGTCGACGTCTATCAGGGCGGCGCGGGCACCTCTGTCAACATGAACACCAACGAAGTGCTGGCAAACATCGGCCTGGAGCTGATGGGTCATCAGAAAGGTGAATACCAGTACCTGAACCCGAACGACCACGTTAACAAATGTCAATCCACCAACGACGCCTACCCAACCGGCTTTCGCATCGCGGTGTATGCCTCTGTCGTCAAACTGGTCGACGCGATTAATCAGCTGGGCGATGGCTTCCAGCGTAAAGCCGTTGAGTTCCAGGACATCCTGAAAATGGGCCGTACCCAGTTGCAGGACGCGGTGCCAATGACCCTCGGACAGGAATTCCACGCGTTTAACGTGCTGCTGAACGAAGAGACGAAAAACCTGCTGCGTACGTCCGAACTGCTGCTGGAAGTGAACCTGGGCGCAACCGCCATCGGTACACGCCTGAACACGCCAGATGGCTATCAGCAACTGGCGGTACAGAAGCTGGCTGAAGTGTCCAACCTGCCGGTTGTGCCTGCGGAAGACCTGATTGAAGCTACCTCAGACTGCGGCGCCTATGTGATGGTGCACAGCGCCCTGAAACGTCTGGCGGTGAAACTGTCCAAAATCTGTAACGACCTACGCCTGCTCTCCTCCGGTCCGCGCGCTGGCCTGAATGAAATCAACCTGCCAGAGTTGCAGGCGGGTTCATCCATCATGCCAGCTAAAGTGAACCCGGTGGTGCCAGAAGTGGTGAACCAGGTTTGCTTCAAGGTGATTGGTAACGATACGACCGTCACCATGGCCTCCGAAGCCGGTCAGCTCCAGCTGAACGTGATGGAGCCAGTGATTGGCCAGGCGATGTTTGAATCTATCCATATTCTGACCAACGCCTGCTACAACCTGCTGGAAAAATGCATTAACGGCATCACCGCGAATAAAGAAGTGTGTGAAGGCTACGTCTATAACTCCATCGGCATCGTCACCTACCTCAACCCCTTCATCGGCCACCACAACGGCGATATCGTCGGGAAGATTTGTGCCGAAACCGGTAAGAGCGTACGTGAGGTGGTTCTCGAGCGAGGATTGTTGACCGAAGCCGAACTGGACGATATCTTCTCCGCCCAGAACCTGATGCACCCGGCATATAAAGCGAAACGATATACCGATGAAAGCGAACAGTAA
- a CDS encoding FxsA family protein, whose product MRWIPFIAFFLYVYIEISIFIQVAHVLGVLLTLILVIFTSVIGMSLVRNQGFKNFLLMQQKMAAGESPAAEMIKSVSLIIAGLLLILPGFFTDFLGLLLLLPPVQKHLTMKLLPHLRFSRMPGGGFSTGPGDTFEGEYQRKDEQRDRLDHKDDR is encoded by the coding sequence GTGCGCTGGATACCATTTATTGCTTTCTTTCTTTATGTTTACATTGAAATTTCGATTTTCATCCAGGTTGCCCATGTGCTGGGCGTCCTGCTGACTCTGATTCTGGTGATCTTCACCTCCGTCATCGGCATGTCGCTGGTGCGCAATCAGGGTTTCAAAAATTTCCTGTTAATGCAGCAGAAGATGGCCGCAGGCGAAAGCCCGGCCGCCGAGATGATCAAAAGCGTGTCGCTGATTATTGCTGGTTTGCTGCTGATCCTGCCGGGCTTCTTTACAGACTTCCTCGGCCTGCTGTTGCTGTTGCCGCCGGTGCAGAAGCACCTGACCATGAAGCTGCTGCCGCATCTGCGTTTCAGCCGTATGCCAGGCGGTGGTTTCAGCACCGGCCCGGGGGATACCTTTGAAGGGGAATACCAGCGTAAGGATGAGCAGCGCGACCGGTTAGATCATAAAGACGATCGGTGA